The following are encoded in a window of Brevibacillus ruminantium genomic DNA:
- the garR gene encoding 2-hydroxy-3-oxopropionate reductase, with protein sequence MKVGFIGLGIMGKPMAHNLLRKGFDLTVYDINEQAVQELVGHGASSAATPREVANVSAIIVTMLPNNEIVNQVIMGEDGIIHGAKAGSIVIDMSSISPVVSKQLAAALKEHGIHMLDAPVSGGAPKAIDGTLAIMAGGDEEVFQQALPVLTTMGKEVTWVGEHGCGTMTKLANQIIVNVNIAAMSEALVLAAKAGLDIEKMYQAIRSGLAGSAVLDAKVPMILERNFQGGGRIDINLKDLTNVKETAEAIEVPIPLTRQVLEMFQSLTADGKQTDDHCGIVQYYEKFANVTVEKQNP encoded by the coding sequence ATGAAAGTCGGCTTTATCGGGCTTGGCATCATGGGCAAACCCATGGCTCACAATCTGCTGCGCAAAGGTTTTGATCTCACGGTTTACGACATCAATGAACAAGCCGTTCAAGAGCTGGTGGGGCACGGTGCATCCAGCGCAGCTACTCCCCGAGAGGTTGCAAATGTAAGCGCAATCATTGTCACCATGCTGCCCAACAATGAGATCGTAAACCAGGTGATCATGGGTGAGGACGGAATCATCCACGGCGCCAAAGCAGGTTCGATTGTCATCGATATGAGCTCCATCTCCCCTGTCGTCAGCAAACAGCTCGCTGCTGCGCTGAAAGAACATGGCATACACATGCTGGATGCCCCTGTCAGCGGCGGCGCGCCGAAAGCGATCGACGGCACACTGGCGATCATGGCAGGCGGAGATGAAGAGGTGTTCCAGCAGGCCCTTCCTGTGCTGACCACCATGGGCAAAGAGGTGACCTGGGTAGGCGAACATGGCTGCGGGACGATGACAAAGCTGGCCAATCAGATCATCGTCAATGTAAATATCGCCGCCATGTCTGAAGCACTCGTCTTGGCCGCCAAAGCGGGTCTCGACATCGAAAAGATGTATCAGGCCATCCGCAGCGGATTGGCCGGGAGTGCGGTCCTCGACGCCAAAGTTCCGATGATCCTGGAGCGAAATTTTCAAGGCGGCGGACGAATTGACATCAACCTGAAGGATTTGACCAATGTCAAGGAGACCGCCGAGGCCATCGAGGTGCCCATCCCGTTAACCCGACAGGTGCTGGAAATGTTCCAATCGCTTACGGCGGACGGAAAACAAACGGATGACCACTGTGGAATCGTGCAGTACTATGAAAAA
- a CDS encoding GntR family transcriptional regulator: MGKQPFQLAYQSSYEYIRDKILSGELPRGTKLVEERLAEEIGVSRTPVRESIRKLEQEGLIKQKRVVNPSSMDLRNIFQVRILLEGFSARCAASYMSEETLERLYACITTARNGTIEETMKANKEFHDIIVQSSNNPQMIDIIDRMQSIIYLFRKTVVYHKRPFLIDEHEEIYQAISAHDGDRAERLMQEHLQADLDFCLHLLKA; the protein is encoded by the coding sequence ATGGGCAAGCAACCGTTTCAACTGGCGTATCAATCGTCGTATGAGTATATAAGAGATAAAATATTGAGCGGCGAGCTTCCGCGAGGCACAAAACTGGTGGAGGAGCGATTGGCCGAAGAGATTGGGGTCAGCCGGACACCCGTCCGGGAATCGATCCGCAAGCTGGAGCAAGAAGGGCTGATCAAACAGAAAAGAGTCGTCAATCCATCGAGCATGGATTTGCGCAATATTTTTCAGGTGCGCATCCTGCTGGAGGGATTCTCTGCGCGCTGTGCAGCCTCGTATATGAGCGAGGAAACCTTGGAGCGGCTCTATGCGTGCATCACCACGGCGCGCAACGGCACGATCGAAGAGACGATGAAAGCAAATAAAGAGTTTCACGATATTATCGTGCAATCCAGCAACAATCCGCAGATGATTGATATCATTGATCGGATGCAATCGATTATCTATTTGTTCAGAAAAACAGTGGTTTACCACAAGCGCCCTTTTCTGATAGATGAGCATGAAGAGATCTACCAGGCCATCAGCGCTCATGATGGAGACCGGGCGGAACGGCTGATGCAGGAGCATTTGCAGGCCGATCTGGATTTTTGTCTTCACCTGTTGAAAGCGTAG
- a CDS encoding helix-turn-helix domain-containing protein → MFVIDLSEIGKRIRRARLSQGFTQQELADRCGFTKSLLSKIENGQTASAVATLSKIAEHLKTPLAWFLEENRDEHLVLLPSKQRTSKIGSKEMGYLYETLANRSRFSKIEPVLVTVPPDISMTEPFTHPEEEFIYIVSGTIVLFYDGERYLLEEGDTAYFSGDKPHIFLPHGDKEAKVLSVFIQPSPTH, encoded by the coding sequence ATGTTTGTCATCGATTTATCTGAAATCGGGAAACGCATCAGGAGAGCGAGATTGAGCCAGGGATTTACGCAGCAAGAGCTGGCGGATCGATGCGGATTTACCAAAAGTTTGTTGTCGAAAATCGAAAACGGGCAAACGGCATCAGCCGTAGCAACCCTGTCAAAAATCGCAGAGCATTTGAAAACCCCGTTGGCCTGGTTCCTCGAAGAAAACCGCGATGAGCATTTGGTTCTGTTGCCAAGCAAACAGCGGACGTCGAAAATCGGAAGCAAGGAAATGGGCTATTTATATGAAACACTGGCCAACCGCTCCCGATTTAGCAAAATTGAACCGGTGCTGGTGACGGTCCCTCCTGACATTTCCATGACCGAGCCCTTTACCCATCCGGAAGAGGAGTTTATTTACATCGTCAGCGGTACGATCGTGCTGTTCTACGATGGAGAGCGATACCTGCTGGAGGAGGGAGACACCGCTTATTTCTCCGGAGACAAGCCGCATATTTTTCTCCCCCACGGCGACAAGGAAGCCAAAGTATTGAGTGTCTTTATCCAGCCGTCCCCGACCCATTGA
- a CDS encoding hydroxymethylglutaryl-CoA reductase, degradative has product MVTSRVSGFYKLSAEQRLELVAKERGLSEEEKQVFSGETAFPLRIADAMIENAVGMISIPLGVATNFKIDGVDRFIPMATEEASVVAAASNAARTAYDLGGFHTSLSGSVMRGQVQVVDLADPYGAMARVYENKQEILERCNAKDPTLVSLGGGAMDIEAYVIERGAASMLVLHLLVDTRDAMGANAVNTMAEAVAPYIEEVTGGRVVLRIISNLADRRLVRVRAVFSCEQLGGEEVVSNIIRAYEFAEADPYRATTHNKGIMNGISAVVLATGNDTRAVEAGAHAYAAVSGRYRSLTRWERNQEGNLVGTIEVPMAVGIVGGATKTHPTARVALKIMDIKRAEELAGCIAAVGLAQNLAAMRALAAEGIQRGHMALHARNLAMMAGAADDQIDLVVQQAIAEKDVRYDRILELTKQLQKGGCP; this is encoded by the coding sequence ATGGTTACCAGCCGAGTATCAGGATTTTACAAGCTGTCAGCAGAACAACGACTGGAACTGGTGGCAAAAGAAAGAGGATTGAGCGAGGAAGAGAAGCAGGTGTTTTCCGGAGAAACTGCCTTTCCTTTGCGCATCGCAGACGCGATGATTGAAAATGCGGTCGGGATGATCTCCATTCCGCTGGGGGTCGCCACCAACTTTAAAATTGATGGAGTAGACCGATTTATTCCGATGGCGACAGAGGAGGCATCCGTCGTCGCGGCGGCCAGCAATGCGGCGCGAACAGCCTATGATTTGGGCGGTTTTCACACATCCCTGAGCGGTTCCGTCATGCGCGGGCAGGTTCAGGTCGTCGATTTGGCTGATCCGTACGGGGCCATGGCGAGAGTTTACGAAAACAAGCAGGAAATCCTGGAGCGCTGCAATGCGAAGGACCCGACCCTGGTTTCTTTGGGCGGCGGCGCGATGGACATCGAGGCCTATGTAATCGAGCGCGGAGCTGCCTCCATGCTGGTGCTGCACCTGCTGGTCGACACCCGCGATGCAATGGGAGCAAATGCGGTCAACACGATGGCCGAAGCAGTGGCACCCTACATTGAAGAAGTGACTGGCGGCCGCGTGGTTTTGCGGATTATCTCCAATCTGGCAGACCGGCGTCTGGTACGGGTAAGGGCCGTGTTTTCCTGCGAACAGCTGGGCGGGGAAGAGGTCGTGTCCAATATCATTCGCGCCTATGAATTTGCCGAGGCTGATCCGTATCGGGCCACAACCCACAACAAAGGCATCATGAACGGGATTTCTGCGGTCGTACTGGCCACAGGCAATGATACGCGCGCGGTCGAAGCAGGGGCGCATGCCTACGCGGCCGTGTCGGGACGCTATCGCTCGCTGACGCGCTGGGAGCGTAACCAGGAGGGAAATCTCGTCGGGACGATCGAAGTTCCGATGGCAGTCGGGATTGTCGGAGGAGCGACCAAGACGCATCCAACGGCCCGTGTGGCGCTGAAAATCATGGATATCAAGCGGGCTGAGGAGCTAGCCGGCTGCATTGCGGCTGTCGGCTTGGCGCAAAATCTGGCGGCCATGCGGGCTTTGGCAGCCGAAGGGATCCAGCGGGGGCATATGGCCTTGCACGCCCGTAATCTCGCCATGATGGCAGGTGCTGCCGATGACCAGATCGATCTGGTGGTACAGCAAGCCATCGCCGAAAAAGACGTCCGGTACGATCGCATTTTGGAGTTGACCAAACAATTGCAAAAAGGAGGTTGCCCATGA
- a CDS encoding tripartite tricarboxylate transporter permease: MSVLMISILLALAGAVLFTLIGLVSGTDETAIMVPFTLLVILLGAPPEAVFSFFMAAVLSKHLTHAIPTALMGVPGDTTAVPLIDHASALRRLGLPHVALRKMLSGGLIGAFIALPTAVLFGQFLGQFADFFKASSGLIFTLAAILIAYFSKGKWVSVLMIIPFAFFIKSIGTYSFSLTEKNLSISFFLGIAIGPMFSDILISLSSSARKSLVRSQAKEYHLAPENKSWKGFFPNPFRVLTARQTAHTAATSFVSSLTFAFSPVGMTSLMGEIVSSRNKGVYKKSTSSLATMNGVTESTYIAETVIPLLAFGIPLSPVALGPASPLFNAPPVFTSDPVNNLHNMLTPWDFFLYGLIGLLIATVIAYPFAMNYARTATVFVMKHISQEAIVGMFIGLVCLLAFHEAQLVGVMLTLIMATVGGLLNRVLGVSSGVQFMVFYGSTYMMAKLLGA; encoded by the coding sequence ATGAGTGTCCTGATGATTTCCATTTTGCTTGCATTGGCGGGGGCTGTGCTGTTTACCTTGATCGGCCTCGTTTCGGGAACAGATGAAACCGCTATCATGGTGCCTTTTACCTTGCTCGTCATTTTGCTCGGGGCGCCGCCTGAAGCCGTTTTCTCCTTTTTCATGGCCGCCGTTTTGTCAAAGCATTTGACGCATGCCATACCGACCGCCCTGATGGGGGTGCCGGGTGATACGACGGCAGTGCCTTTGATTGACCACGCCTCCGCATTGCGCAGATTGGGCTTGCCTCACGTGGCGCTGCGCAAAATGCTGTCTGGCGGTCTGATCGGTGCTTTTATCGCGCTGCCAACAGCCGTTTTGTTTGGTCAGTTTCTCGGACAGTTCGCAGACTTTTTCAAAGCGTCCTCGGGATTGATTTTTACGCTCGCCGCGATTCTGATTGCCTATTTTTCCAAAGGAAAATGGGTCAGCGTCCTGATGATCATTCCGTTTGCCTTCTTCATCAAAAGCATCGGCACGTACAGCTTCTCGCTGACGGAAAAAAACCTCAGCATCAGCTTCTTTTTAGGGATCGCCATTGGGCCGATGTTCTCTGACATTTTGATTTCCTTGTCATCGAGCGCGCGCAAAAGCTTGGTTCGCTCCCAGGCGAAAGAGTACCATCTGGCACCGGAGAACAAATCGTGGAAGGGGTTTTTCCCCAATCCGTTTCGCGTGCTGACCGCAAGACAGACGGCGCATACCGCCGCCACTTCGTTCGTATCGTCGCTGACGTTTGCCTTTAGCCCGGTAGGGATGACCTCGCTGATGGGAGAGATCGTCAGCTCTCGAAACAAAGGCGTCTACAAAAAGTCGACCTCCAGTCTGGCTACCATGAACGGTGTGACGGAGTCCACCTATATCGCTGAAACCGTGATTCCGCTGCTGGCATTTGGCATCCCGCTCAGCCCTGTTGCCCTGGGACCGGCTTCCCCGTTGTTTAATGCACCGCCTGTCTTTACGAGCGATCCGGTCAACAATCTGCATAATATGCTCACGCCGTGGGATTTCTTCTTGTACGGCCTGATTGGTTTGCTGATCGCGACCGTGATTGCCTATCCGTTTGCCATGAACTACGCGCGGACAGCGACGGTATTTGTCATGAAGCACATCAGCCAGGAAGCCATTGTCGGCATGTTTATCGGTCTGGTCTGCTTGCTCGCTTTCCACGAGGCGCAGTTGGTCGGGGTCATGCTGACGCTGATCATGGCGACCGTGGGCGGTCTGCTGAACCGCGTGCTGGGCGTCAGCTCCGGTGTGCAGTTCATGGTGTTCTACGGCTCGACGTACATGATGGCAAAGCTGCTGGGAGCATGA
- a CDS encoding hydroxymethylglutaryl-CoA lyase → MNMDPRRIIIKEVGPRDGLQNEPDFVATEDKIAWINQLSRSGLSYIEITSFVHPKWIPALADAVEVAAGIERVPGVTYAALVPNAKGLERALSVHVDEVSIFLSASETHNQKNINKSIADTYPILQETARAALAAGKSVRGYVSTVFGCPYEGAVSVDEVIRVTERLLDMGVSEVSLGDTIGVAHPRQVRDVLEILLKRFPAERLALHFHDTRGMGMANVLVALEMGISTFDSALGGLGGCPYAPGASGNLATDDLLYLLDGMGMDTGVEPDKLVTAARFLQEKMGRRFPSHRMQICE, encoded by the coding sequence ATGAACATGGACCCAAGACGCATTATCATCAAGGAAGTGGGGCCGCGGGACGGCTTGCAAAATGAGCCAGACTTCGTGGCGACAGAAGACAAGATTGCCTGGATCAATCAGTTGTCCCGCTCCGGTTTGTCGTATATCGAAATCACGTCGTTTGTTCATCCCAAATGGATTCCGGCATTGGCTGACGCTGTAGAGGTAGCAGCGGGAATTGAGCGGGTACCGGGTGTGACGTATGCAGCGCTGGTCCCCAATGCGAAAGGACTGGAGCGTGCCTTGTCCGTCCATGTGGATGAAGTCTCAATCTTTCTGTCAGCCAGTGAAACGCATAATCAAAAGAATATCAACAAATCGATCGCAGACACCTATCCGATCCTGCAGGAAACGGCAAGAGCCGCATTGGCAGCAGGAAAATCCGTTCGCGGCTATGTATCCACCGTCTTTGGCTGTCCGTACGAGGGAGCAGTATCCGTGGATGAGGTTATTCGCGTGACGGAGAGACTTTTGGACATGGGAGTCAGTGAAGTCTCGCTTGGCGATACGATCGGCGTGGCCCATCCTCGCCAGGTGCGCGACGTTCTGGAGATATTGCTGAAGAGATTTCCGGCGGAGAGGCTGGCGCTTCATTTTCACGATACGCGGGGAATGGGCATGGCCAACGTCCTGGTGGCGCTAGAGATGGGAATCTCCACCTTTGACAGCGCGCTGGGGGGGCTGGGCGGTTGTCCTTACGCTCCGGGAGCATCAGGTAATCTGGCTACAGATGATTTGCTGTACCTGCTCGACGGCATGGGAATGGATACAGGGGTTGAACCCGACAAACTGGTGACGGCTGCGCGGTTTTTGCAGGAGAAAATGGGGCGAAGATTTCCGAGTCACCGGATGCAAATATGTGAATAG
- a CDS encoding 3'-5' exonuclease produces MAYMVPETIPRVATAGERMLFECLKNHLPSDYIVYYEPEIRGRRPDFVIIGPDLGLVVLEVKDYTGNTIYKINNDDWTLHKADGGMVTTKSPLKQARDNARLLVDQLKKDRNLLQENTSYLKFSYGYGTVFTRLKQEYFLKHNLYHVIEPQFVLCQDEIDSDEDGFSPEVLLEKIQGMFTVPNMRRYVLTNEDIQAIRFHLFPEVRISAEFTPPVRHQDQLLLSLHNIKTMDLHQENMAKQLGDKHRLIRGVAGSGKTLVLASRARLLAKAHPEWKILVLCYGIALSKSLKQMIEKMMNEPEDLFEMMNTLDSTSESKLEVYNFHEWLTQHLRMKDTEIPALLEKAGQKEAVFPMYDAILIDEGQDFEPDWLKLLSYCLNPNTQSLLLVEDRAQSIFKRKASLAQDIGLDFRGRSKILTINYRNTAQIVQFAWNFFQSHSPLQNKVQSGTIEGVEIIPPQSTKRRGPEPIIQRFRNIQEEMNFVSKSINFLNREKKIPYSDMAILYRVKNSHRISYIDEIKSSLAKHELPYTWVTENEKSKRSFLREDNKVKISTIDSAKGLDFRVVFIISVENMPFPLEERVEREVSLLYIGMTRALEWLFVTYSGDSIFTQYLDQVAGQKQPTKPREKELG; encoded by the coding sequence ATGGCTTACATGGTACCAGAAACAATCCCGAGAGTAGCAACGGCGGGAGAGAGAATGTTGTTTGAGTGTCTGAAAAACCATTTGCCGAGTGATTATATTGTGTACTATGAACCGGAAATACGGGGGAGAAGGCCAGATTTCGTGATTATCGGGCCTGATCTGGGTCTGGTTGTATTGGAAGTAAAAGATTATACGGGTAATACCATATATAAAATCAATAATGATGATTGGACTTTGCACAAGGCCGACGGTGGGATGGTTACAACCAAAAGTCCCTTAAAACAAGCGAGGGACAATGCTCGTTTACTGGTTGACCAATTAAAAAAAGATCGGAACCTGCTTCAGGAAAATACTAGCTATTTAAAATTCTCCTATGGCTACGGTACAGTTTTTACCCGTCTAAAACAGGAGTATTTTCTCAAGCATAATCTTTATCATGTAATCGAACCGCAATTTGTTCTTTGCCAAGACGAGATTGACTCTGATGAGGATGGGTTTTCTCCGGAAGTCTTGCTTGAAAAAATACAGGGAATGTTCACTGTACCCAATATGAGAAGGTACGTCCTGACGAATGAAGATATACAGGCTATTCGATTTCATCTCTTTCCAGAGGTTCGGATCAGTGCTGAGTTTACTCCACCGGTTCGCCATCAGGATCAATTACTGCTCTCTTTGCATAATATCAAAACAATGGACCTGCATCAGGAAAACATGGCGAAGCAGTTGGGAGACAAGCATCGGCTTATCCGGGGGGTTGCTGGAAGCGGAAAGACCCTTGTATTGGCGAGTCGTGCCAGGTTGTTAGCAAAAGCTCATCCAGAGTGGAAAATTCTCGTTCTCTGTTACGGGATTGCCTTGTCAAAAAGCTTGAAACAAATGATTGAAAAGATGATGAATGAACCGGAAGATCTTTTTGAGATGATGAACACTCTCGACTCTACTTCTGAATCCAAATTAGAAGTTTACAATTTTCATGAATGGCTCACTCAACATCTGCGAATGAAAGATACGGAGATTCCTGCACTTTTGGAAAAGGCTGGCCAAAAAGAAGCAGTTTTCCCCATGTACGATGCGATATTAATTGACGAAGGCCAGGATTTTGAACCGGATTGGCTAAAATTATTGAGCTACTGTTTGAACCCGAATACACAATCCTTGCTGCTCGTAGAGGATCGAGCCCAGTCCATCTTTAAAAGAAAGGCTAGTTTGGCACAGGACATTGGCCTTGATTTTCGGGGACGCTCCAAGATCCTGACAATTAATTACCGGAATACGGCCCAAATCGTTCAATTTGCTTGGAATTTCTTTCAGTCGCATTCTCCACTACAGAATAAAGTCCAGAGTGGAACCATTGAAGGGGTAGAAATTATCCCTCCACAGTCAACGAAAAGAAGAGGACCGGAGCCGATCATTCAGCGATTCCGTAACATTCAGGAAGAGATGAACTTTGTATCCAAGTCGATTAACTTCCTGAACCGAGAGAAAAAAATACCTTACAGTGACATGGCAATTTTGTACAGGGTCAAGAATAGTCACCGTATCTCCTATATCGATGAGATCAAAAGCAGCCTGGCAAAGCATGAGCTTCCCTACACCTGGGTTACGGAAAACGAGAAGTCGAAACGAAGCTTTCTACGAGAAGATAACAAGGTAAAAATTTCGACGATTGATAGTGCCAAGGGGCTGGATTTTCGAGTGGTATTTATCATATCTGTTGAAAACATGCCATTTCCCTTGGAAGAAAGAGTGGAACGAGAGGTTTCCCTGTTGTATATCGGAATGACACGTGCCCTTGAATGGCTATTTGTAACCTATAGTGGAGACTCAATCTTTACGCAGTATTTGGATCAAGTAGCAGGACAGAAGCAACCTACAAAGCCCAGAGAGAAAGAGTTAGGGTAA
- a CDS encoding methionine ABC transporter ATP-binding protein, giving the protein MIEFRDVKKSFESGRQTVEALKGVTLTVDKGDIFGVIGFSGAGKSTLLRMVNLLERPTSGKVIVNGQDLSALSVSDLRRAKKNIGMIFQQFNLLSSKTVFENVAMPLSLSHIPKKEVQARVEELLSFVGLSDKAKSYPDQLSGGQKQRVGIARSLATNPSILLSDEATSALDPQTTESILQLLKRVNQAYHVTILMITHEMNVVKEICNRVAVMENGAVIEQGNVLDVFANPQTETAGNFVKSVIRDDIPPSVYQLLKEKQGSSKIVKIRFIGESSGQPLLSKVAKRFNSEVNVLFGNITELQGVPFGNLIVELQGSEAEIARAYQYIRQHNVTVKEIS; this is encoded by the coding sequence ATGATCGAATTTCGCGATGTGAAAAAATCATTTGAGAGCGGCAGGCAAACGGTTGAGGCGCTCAAAGGCGTCACACTTACCGTTGATAAAGGAGACATTTTTGGCGTCATCGGTTTTAGCGGTGCAGGAAAAAGCACGCTTCTGCGCATGGTCAATCTGCTGGAGAGGCCGACATCGGGCAAGGTGATCGTCAACGGTCAAGATTTATCGGCCTTGTCTGTAAGTGATTTGCGCAGGGCGAAGAAAAATATCGGCATGATCTTTCAGCAATTCAATTTGCTTTCGTCCAAGACAGTTTTTGAGAACGTCGCCATGCCGCTTTCTCTTAGTCATATTCCCAAGAAAGAGGTGCAAGCGCGCGTTGAGGAGCTATTGTCGTTTGTCGGTTTGTCTGACAAGGCAAAAAGCTACCCCGATCAGCTTTCCGGGGGGCAAAAGCAGCGTGTGGGTATCGCCAGGTCGCTTGCCACCAATCCATCCATCCTGCTCAGTGATGAAGCCACGTCTGCATTGGACCCGCAAACGACCGAATCGATCCTGCAATTGCTGAAACGAGTCAATCAAGCGTACCACGTTACCATTCTGATGATTACCCATGAAATGAATGTCGTCAAAGAAATCTGCAACCGCGTCGCTGTCATGGAAAATGGAGCGGTCATCGAGCAGGGCAATGTACTGGACGTATTCGCCAACCCTCAAACCGAGACGGCTGGCAACTTTGTGAAATCGGTTATCCGGGATGACATTCCCCCGAGCGTTTATCAATTGCTGAAAGAGAAACAAGGGAGTTCAAAAATTGTAAAAATCCGCTTCATTGGCGAAAGCTCCGGGCAGCCTTTGCTTTCAAAAGTAGCTAAACGCTTCAACAGCGAGGTGAACGTCCTGTTCGGCAATATCACCGAATTGCAAGGCGTCCCCTTCGGTAATTTGATCGTTGAGCTGCAAGGGAGCGAAGCAGAGATCGCCAGGGCCTATCAGTATATCCGCCAGCACAATGTCACAGTGAAGGAGATTTCATAG
- a CDS encoding methionine ABC transporter permease encodes MEVSSDQIIQAVSETLYMVSVSLVFATLIGLPLGILLVVTRKGHILENQALFSALNPVINVLRSVPFIILLVAIIPFTRLIVGTSIGTTAAIVPLVIYTGPYIARLVENSLLDVDAGIIEAAEAMGATPMQIIFRFLIPESLGSLVLSITTATIGLIGATAMAGAVGGGGIGDLAITYGYQRFSTVTIIATVIILVVLVQAIQSLGNVLARKIRRHG; translated from the coding sequence ATGGAAGTCAGTTCCGATCAGATCATTCAAGCGGTCTCCGAAACCTTGTACATGGTGAGTGTTTCCTTGGTGTTTGCGACCCTGATCGGTCTGCCGCTGGGCATTTTGCTCGTCGTGACGCGCAAGGGACATATCCTGGAAAACCAAGCCTTGTTTTCGGCATTAAATCCGGTCATCAATGTCTTGCGATCGGTTCCCTTCATTATTCTTCTGGTGGCGATCATTCCGTTCACACGACTGATCGTCGGCACCTCGATCGGCACGACAGCCGCCATCGTGCCGCTGGTCATCTATACTGGGCCCTACATCGCCAGGCTGGTAGAGAATTCACTCCTTGATGTAGACGCGGGCATTATCGAGGCTGCCGAAGCGATGGGAGCGACGCCCATGCAGATTATTTTTCGGTTTCTGATCCCGGAGAGTCTAGGGTCTTTGGTTCTGAGCATTACGACTGCAACGATCGGCTTGATCGGGGCGACAGCGATGGCCGGAGCGGTCGGCGGCGGCGGAATCGGGGATTTGGCGATCACTTACGGGTATCAGCGTTTCAGCACGGTCACGATCATTGCCACGGTCATCATTCTCGTCGTGCTTGTGCAGGCGATCCAATCGCTGGGCAATGTATTGGCCCGAAAAATACGCCGCCATGGATAG
- a CDS encoding MetQ/NlpA family ABC transporter substrate-binding protein produces the protein MKKIVLTLFLTATALLATACSQATENQKAIKVGIRGSESRTWEFVKEQAAKQGLEIELVQLNANVNPNTVLLEGDIDANAFQHVAFLDQFNTKNKSDIVPIGSTIIAPLGIYSDKFKTIEEIPDGAKIAVPNDDSNWGRSLLLLQEAGLIEVVDKFDGFGGADKIKNNPKKLEIVPVDGATTPRVMKDVAASIINNGTAVEAGFLLKDAVFHESATAKPYINVIATSRANENREDLQKLVAIYQSKEVSDFITETYKGNYLPTKVTVEELRKFKDFYNSKP, from the coding sequence ATGAAAAAAATCGTTCTTACACTTTTCCTCACTGCAACGGCGCTGTTGGCAACAGCTTGCAGCCAAGCGACCGAGAATCAAAAAGCCATCAAGGTTGGGATTCGCGGTTCGGAAAGCCGGACCTGGGAGTTTGTAAAAGAACAGGCGGCGAAACAAGGGCTGGAAATCGAGCTCGTTCAGTTAAATGCCAATGTCAATCCCAATACCGTCTTGCTAGAAGGGGATATCGACGCCAATGCGTTTCAGCACGTGGCCTTTTTGGATCAGTTCAATACGAAAAACAAATCGGATATTGTCCCAATCGGATCAACCATTATTGCACCGCTCGGGATTTACTCCGACAAGTTCAAAACCATCGAAGAAATCCCGGATGGCGCGAAAATCGCCGTACCGAACGATGATTCCAACTGGGGACGCTCCCTTTTGCTTTTACAGGAAGCGGGTTTGATTGAGGTCGTAGACAAATTCGACGGTTTTGGAGGGGCAGACAAAATTAAAAATAACCCGAAGAAGCTGGAAATTGTCCCTGTTGACGGGGCGACGACCCCTCGCGTCATGAAAGATGTGGCGGCCTCCATTATCAATAACGGCACTGCGGTGGAAGCCGGATTCCTGCTGAAAGACGCAGTTTTTCACGAAAGCGCGACAGCGAAACCGTACATTAATGTGATCGCGACATCCAGAGCAAATGAAAATCGGGAAGACCTGCAAAAGCTGGTCGCTATTTATCAATCCAAAGAGGTTTCCGATTTCATCACAGAAACCTACAAAGGAAACTACCTCCCGACCAAGGTGACGGTAGAAGAGCTGCGGAAATTCAAGGACTTTTACAACAGCAAGCCATAA
- a CDS encoding YezD family protein → MSNAKDHREEWVQRILKALDGLEYGSVQIVVHDSQITQIERLEKLRFQLEKADKPATARKNG, encoded by the coding sequence ATGTCAAACGCAAAGGACCATCGAGAAGAATGGGTGCAGCGCATTTTGAAAGCACTGGATGGATTGGAGTACGGCTCCGTCCAAATCGTCGTGCACGACTCCCAAATAACGCAGATCGAGCGATTGGAAAAGCTGCGCTTTCAGTTGGAGAAGGCAGATAAACCAGCAACGGCTAGAAAGAATGGTTGA